A region from the bacterium genome encodes:
- a CDS encoding DUF2723 domain-containing protein yields METHTTPSQISRQPLLWLIGGLLLLAVYQLARLVTGLQPGDGSELGTVVRFFGVAHPTGYSLYTTLGRLFFHFARDGQLAVALLTRLCWIAAVVMLVYPRNTYKLTVSGAMLRLAWALFAFEWTASMQMAYAEVYAPLFLLLVVAIRWLTNPATALLGAFFAALAISHHWLGLGILPIVVFGYVQWRRIGDNRSLSHLGVYVGTFLLGLTPWLIYGFRGDPSIPASWAAISTWPEVWKHITGNQYLAQSGWSFETVFASDFWLKKFVSSIGLFAILSALLLVFKLRDWRAQGQSVLREAGFWQSVAEFCGLTIFLLLYLGYPIPDRQGYQAGAAVIVLLWGLRGLLFGHEIIEVKKPKLVIPLTILFVIVTGYSFLLQERRTTNQIREQVSLREQFANAVFNRLPAGTMLLAGGDHTTFGLIAAELSRGEGKSVTILDRYVRRSELIRQLDRLPAIQESFDDPRWMLAVGYKGPLGILGDPFSSGHDGEAFRFQLQQQRLSNPDFLKGLDIVPRGVYYQIRRPGEPLLPEIVFPVTIGDSEDPLRLSLYWLQQSWAKSTLSTVQTIGHELIRVHRADLLAEFGVHLRGRGLLSESEWCYRKAMDYYPPGSEKQMQLVHSIANLYRDRGNAALAANNREVALEQFQAALTIEPEHLATLRNVGLLLLTDTKNFEQALPILQKYLARQRDPQIEALLNEGGKMLITLPTPNKAGN; encoded by the coding sequence ATGGAAACTCACACAACACCCAGTCAAATATCCAGACAGCCGCTTCTATGGCTGATTGGCGGGCTTTTACTTCTTGCTGTTTACCAGCTTGCCCGATTGGTCACCGGCCTGCAGCCGGGCGATGGTAGCGAATTAGGAACCGTAGTTCGGTTTTTTGGCGTTGCCCACCCTACCGGATACTCGCTTTATACAACCCTCGGAAGACTCTTCTTCCACTTTGCTCGCGATGGTCAACTTGCAGTCGCCCTATTAACAAGACTTTGCTGGATCGCCGCTGTTGTGATGCTGGTTTATCCCCGCAACACCTACAAACTCACGGTGTCCGGTGCGATGTTGCGACTTGCTTGGGCGTTGTTTGCGTTCGAGTGGACCGCTTCGATGCAAATGGCGTACGCGGAAGTGTATGCCCCTTTGTTTCTGTTACTCGTTGTTGCAATCCGTTGGCTGACGAATCCTGCTACCGCATTACTTGGCGCATTTTTCGCGGCTTTGGCAATCTCCCATCACTGGTTGGGATTGGGCATTCTACCGATTGTAGTGTTTGGTTATGTTCAATGGCGCAGAATCGGTGATAATCGTTCGTTGTCGCATCTTGGTGTTTATGTGGGCACGTTTCTGTTGGGACTCACCCCTTGGCTCATCTATGGCTTTCGCGGCGATCCCTCGATTCCCGCAAGTTGGGCGGCGATTTCGACTTGGCCGGAAGTCTGGAAACACATCACCGGAAATCAATATCTCGCTCAATCCGGTTGGTCTTTTGAGACTGTTTTTGCCAGCGATTTCTGGTTGAAGAAGTTTGTGTCCAGCATTGGTCTATTCGCAATCCTGTCCGCATTACTACTCGTATTCAAACTGCGGGATTGGCGTGCGCAAGGTCAAAGTGTGTTGCGCGAAGCGGGCTTCTGGCAAAGCGTTGCTGAATTTTGCGGACTGACCATTTTTTTATTGCTGTATCTCGGTTATCCAATTCCCGACCGTCAAGGCTACCAAGCCGGTGCGGCAGTCATTGTGCTACTCTGGGGATTACGGGGTTTGTTGTTTGGACACGAAATAATCGAAGTTAAAAAACCGAAACTGGTTATTCCCCTGACAATCCTTTTCGTAATCGTTACGGGGTATAGTTTCCTCTTGCAGGAAAGACGTACTACCAATCAAATCCGGGAACAGGTTTCGCTACGTGAGCAGTTCGCAAATGCTGTGTTTAATCGGTTACCGGCGGGAACGATGTTGCTTGCCGGTGGTGATCACACAACATTTGGTTTAATCGCAGCAGAGTTATCGCGAGGAGAAGGAAAATCGGTCACGATCTTGGATCGATATGTTCGACGGTCGGAACTCATCCGGCAATTGGATCGACTCCCTGCAATTCAAGAATCATTCGACGATCCCCGCTGGATGCTTGCCGTTGGTTACAAAGGCCCGTTGGGAATTCTTGGCGATCCTTTCTCCAGTGGCCATGATGGCGAAGCGTTTCGCTTTCAATTACAACAGCAACGGTTAAGTAATCCCGATTTCTTGAAAGGTCTCGATATCGTTCCGCGAGGCGTTTACTACCAGATTCGTCGGCCGGGTGAACCATTGCTACCGGAAATTGTTTTTCCTGTAACAATTGGCGATTCGGAAGACCCGCTACGATTATCGCTGTATTGGTTGCAACAATCGTGGGCAAAATCGACTCTTAGTACTGTACAAACGATTGGACATGAGCTGATTCGGGTTCACCGGGCGGATTTATTAGCGGAATTTGGTGTCCATCTGCGCGGTAGAGGTTTACTTAGCGAATCCGAATGGTGTTATCGTAAAGCAATGGATTACTATCCACCGGGCAGTGAAAAACAAATGCAACTTGTTCATTCCATTGCGAATCTTTACCGTGACCGGGGAAATGCCGCATTAGCCGCCAATAATCGGGAAGTCGCATTAGAACAGTTTCAAGCAGCATTAACAATCGAACCGGAACACTTAGCAACCTTGCGCAATGTTGGCTTGTTGTTGCTAACCGATACAAAAAACTTTGAGCAGGCATTACCAATTCTACAAAAGTATTTAGCCCGACAACGCGACCCGCAGATAGAAGCGTTATTAAACGAGGGGGGGAAAATGCTGATCACTCTTCCCACTCCTAACAAAGCGGGGAATTGA
- the obgE gene encoding GTPase ObgE, protein MFVDYATLRIQAGKGGDGCVSFRREKFIPKGGPDGGDGGRGGDVVFLVDPNRSTLLDFRYVKHYEAENGKPGSGNQMTGRDGKDIVIPVPPGTLFRDKNSGEIIADLTEPGQRWVAAKGGKPGRGNVNFATPVNQAPRKATLGKPGGELELVLELKLIADVGLVGKPNAGKSTLLAALSAARPKIADYPFTTLEPNLGIVKVADYASFVMADIPGLIEGASEGKGLGHRFLRHVERTRLLLFLIPADTEDPAGELAMLKSELAEYSPELSTHPALVARSKADLITADTPAFPADLTFSGVTREGLQELTRAIWKRLEEIPRAVVTSHSGDSDEDE, encoded by the coding sequence ATGTTTGTCGATTATGCGACGTTACGAATCCAAGCGGGGAAAGGCGGCGACGGCTGCGTCAGCTTCCGCCGCGAGAAGTTTATCCCGAAAGGTGGTCCCGACGGCGGCGATGGCGGCCGTGGCGGCGATGTTGTATTCCTGGTCGATCCAAATCGCTCCACGTTGCTCGATTTCCGCTATGTAAAGCATTATGAAGCGGAAAACGGAAAACCAGGTTCGGGAAACCAGATGACGGGACGCGATGGCAAAGATATCGTGATTCCAGTGCCGCCAGGCACACTCTTCCGCGACAAGAACAGCGGGGAAATCATTGCCGATTTAACCGAACCGGGACAACGTTGGGTAGCGGCTAAAGGGGGGAAGCCGGGTCGCGGGAATGTCAATTTTGCAACTCCGGTCAATCAAGCACCGCGCAAAGCTACCTTGGGCAAGCCGGGCGGTGAATTGGAATTGGTGCTTGAGTTAAAACTTATCGCTGACGTTGGATTGGTTGGGAAACCGAATGCCGGGAAATCGACACTGTTAGCTGCGCTCTCAGCTGCGCGACCGAAAATCGCCGATTACCCGTTTACCACTTTAGAACCGAACTTGGGTATCGTCAAGGTCGCCGATTACGCCAGTTTTGTGATGGCGGATATTCCCGGGTTAATCGAAGGGGCAAGTGAGGGAAAGGGATTAGGACATCGGTTTTTACGCCATGTTGAACGCACCCGTTTGTTGCTGTTTTTGATACCAGCCGACACCGAAGATCCCGCTGGGGAACTGGCAATGCTGAAAAGCGAGTTAGCGGAATATTCACCGGAGCTTTCGACTCATCCGGCGTTAGTCGCCCGCTCGAAGGCAGACTTGATTACCGCGGACACTCCGGCGTTTCCCGCCGATCTGACTTTTTCAGGGGTGACCCGCGAAGGGTTACAGGAGCTGACACGGGCAATCTGGAAACGGTTGGAAGAGATTCCCCGGGCGGTCGTTACATCACATTCTGGTGATTCTGACGAAGATGAATGA
- the dprA gene encoding DNA-processing protein DprA: MNELQALIALLSVDGVGPRRCARLLSKFYTAEGVLHASYDDLLHVEDIGENTAKSILSARNYFSDAEKILEAVEKRGYDIITYYSPEYPPPLKEIADAPILLYRTGPLRPDWTKSIAIVGSRLATEYGKKVAYQLAEEFSASGWAVVSGMAVGIDGAAHRGALAGLVGGTAGVLGCGLDVEYPPQHRTLFAELREQGLLLSEYPPAVQPDARFFPQRNRIISGITRGTIVVEAREKSGALLTADSALEQNRDLFAVPGMITAPMSRGPHRLIQNGAKLITCASDVLNEYDQALRAKPQPLVHRGELTGLEAVLYQRLEGSALSADFLAERSGAGIGEVLAALTAMQLKGLVVQSGGEYHCVGR, from the coding sequence ATGAATGAGCTGCAGGCATTAATCGCGTTGCTTTCGGTCGATGGCGTCGGGCCGCGACGATGTGCCCGGTTATTGTCGAAATTCTATACCGCCGAAGGGGTGCTTCATGCCTCCTACGACGATTTGTTGCATGTTGAAGACATCGGCGAAAATACGGCAAAATCGATCCTCTCCGCACGGAATTACTTTTCCGATGCGGAGAAGATTCTCGAAGCGGTAGAAAAACGCGGTTACGATATCATCACGTACTATTCACCGGAGTATCCGCCGCCGTTAAAAGAAATTGCCGATGCGCCGATTCTGTTGTACCGAACAGGCCCACTGCGACCGGATTGGACGAAATCGATTGCGATTGTGGGGAGCCGGTTAGCTACGGAGTACGGAAAAAAAGTCGCGTATCAATTGGCAGAGGAGTTTTCAGCGAGTGGTTGGGCAGTCGTAAGCGGAATGGCAGTCGGAATCGATGGGGCGGCTCATCGCGGTGCGCTGGCTGGATTAGTCGGAGGTACTGCCGGTGTATTGGGGTGTGGGTTGGATGTCGAATATCCCCCTCAACATCGCACTCTCTTTGCCGAATTACGGGAGCAAGGGTTATTGCTCTCGGAGTATCCCCCAGCAGTCCAACCGGATGCCCGCTTTTTTCCGCAACGGAATCGTATTATTAGCGGGATTACCCGGGGAACGATTGTCGTAGAAGCACGAGAGAAATCGGGGGCTTTACTGACGGCAGACTCTGCGCTGGAGCAAAACCGTGACTTGTTTGCAGTTCCGGGGATGATAACAGCGCCGATGTCGCGGGGGCCACACCGATTAATCCAAAACGGTGCGAAATTGATAACATGTGCTTCCGATGTACTCAACGAATATGACCAAGCGCTACGCGCGAAACCGCAACCGCTGGTGCACCGCGGGGAACTAACCGGATTGGAAGCCGTTCTATATCAACGGTTAGAGGGTTCGGCACTCAGTGCGGATTTTCTTGCCGAGCGCAGCGGCGCTGGAATCGGGGAAGTATTGGCAGCGCTAACGGCGATGCAGTTAAAAGGTTTGGTGGTTCAATCCGGTGGCGAATATCACTGTGTTGGGAGGTAG